One region of Alosa sapidissima isolate fAloSap1 chromosome 1, fAloSap1.pri, whole genome shotgun sequence genomic DNA includes:
- the vps37a gene encoding vacuolar protein sorting-associated protein 37A codes for MNWIFPLSKGSGPIPPLNSLQQQRQRQIESLKTAHANIAEIQKDVEYRIPFTVNNSTISVNILLPPQFPQEKPVVSVYPPVGHHLVESNNGTVITSPLLTNFGMHSDLGKVIQSILDEFWKSPPVLMTGTTGFPFMYKPSGMSPYPPQSFHFVPAFPPQESQRPMGPASMPHAGTEAHAAPRPAAPAYGLITDLPLPVPTTDSQVGVNGHMYKMPEIPESFAELAEISLSQLKDMSDKEDVLLEFFVSLPQLKQVTSDKEELVNNIVAVAKKNLQLEPQLEGKRQEMLFKYEQLTQMKSNFETKMQRQHELSESCSLSALQARLKVAAHQAEEESEETAESFLEGKTEIDDFLTNFMEKRTLCHCRRAKEEKLQQSISTHGPYSTTH; via the exons ATGAACTGGATTTTCCCTTTGTCAAAGGGCTCTGGACCAATCCCACCTCTCAATAGTTTACAACAACAGAGACAGAGGCAAATCGAGTCACTTAAAACTGCCCATGCAAA TATCGCAGAGATCCAAAAAGATGTGGAATACAGAATTCCTTTTACAGTCAACAACTCGACCATCAGCGTCAACAT ATTGCTTCCACCCCAGTTCCCTCAAGAGAAGCCAGTGGTCAGTGTCTACCCACCTGTGGGTCATCACTTAGTAGAGAGCAACAATGGCACAGTCATCACCAGCCCACTTCTCACCAAC ttcgGGATGCACTCTGACTTGGGGAAGGTTATCCAAAGCATCTTGGACGAGTTCTGGAAAAGCCCACCTGTTCTCATGACTGGCACCACAGGCTTTCCTTT CATGTACAAGCCCTCTGGGATGTCCCCATACCCACCCCAGAGTTTCCACTTCGTCCCGGCCTTCCCCCCACAGGAAAGCCAGCGCCCCATGGGCCCTGCCTCCATGCCACACGCCGGGACGGAGGCACACGCTGCACCCCGCCCAGCCGCACCCGCCTACGGCCTCATAACAGACCTGCCACTGCCCGTGCCCACCACTGACTCACAG GTTGGGGTGAACGGTCACATGTACAAGATGCCGGAGATCCCAGAATCGTTTGCAGAACTGGCAGAGATAAG TTTGTCTCAGCTGAAGGACATGAGCGACAAAGAGGATGTCCTTCTGGAGTTCTTTGTGTCTCTACCCCAGCTCAAACAGGTCACCAGTGATAAGGAGGAGCTGGTCAACAATATTGTGGCAGTGGCCA AGAAGAACCTACAGCTCGAGCCCCAGCTGGAGGGAAAGAGACAAGAAATGCTGTTTAAG TATGAACAACTCACCCAGATGAAATCCAATTTTGAAACCAAGATGCAAAGACAGCATGAGCTGAGTGAG aGCTGCAGCCTGAGTGCCCTGCAAGCGAGACTGAAGGTGGCGGCCCATCAGGCCGAGGAGGAGTCTGAGGAGACGGCCGAGAGCTTCCTGGAGGGCAAGACCGAGATTGACGACTTTCTGACCAACTTCATGGAGAAAAGAACG CTGTGCCACTGCAGACGAGCCAAAGAGGAGAAGCTGCAGCAGTCCATCAGCACCCATGGGCCCTACTCCACCACCCACTAG